GAGAGCTCATCACAGTGGGATTCGTGGCGCGCGTGGCACTCGAGCCTCAGGACGACGGCTCGGAGCGGCTGATCTGCCGGGCGATGAATTGGCGCAGCGAGCGCGAAAAGCCCGCGGTGCGCCCCGACAATCTGGCCCAGCGCATCCTCGACGGGCTGGCCCGGCCCGGCGTGCACCGGGCACTGGTCGGCCTCGACGACTGGAAGCTGCTGAAATGGCTCGACGAACCCGCACCGTTCTTCGACTGGCGCAACCGCGATGGCGGGCCCGCCCGCATCCACCCGGCCGATGCCCGGCACATGGCCCGGATGACCACGGATTTCTCCGACGGCATCGCCACGGCCGTGCTGCGGATGCGCGCCGAAGACGGGGGCTGGCAGCCCGTGCACATGACGATCAACCGGATCGAGCTCGATGACGACACCTTCGCCGGGCTGATCGCGCTTCGGCTGCCGACCGACGACGAGGTCGCCGCGGCAGACCTCGACGAACTCGACTAACCGGCCGCCTCCACCGGCCCGGCACGCGCGGCCGCCCGGGCCGGACCGACTCCCCAACGCCCGAGCCGGACCGGAACCGCCACCTCGAGCACGACGTCGAGCTCGTCGATCCGGCAATCTCCGAGGACCGAACGCATCCGGGCCGCGATGTCAGCTGCCTGCCGGCACGCCGCGTCGGGGCCGGACACCACGGCCGCCGCCGCGCCCAGGGCAGCCAGGTCGGCCGCGGTCTGGGCGCGGTGCCGGGCCGCCACCGCGGCACCGAGGTAGGCGCCGCCCACCGCGAACGCGATCACCATCGCGATCAGGGCCGCGGCCACCAGCGTGGCCGATCCCCGTTCACCCGACGCCAGGCTCGGGAGCCGCTGCCGCGTCGGCGGACACGGTGAGCCCCGGCAGCACCGTGGCTGCGCTGACCCGGGCCACCACCAATCCGCCGTCCTGCCCGACATGCACCACCGCCCCCGGCGGGGCGACCCGGCGAGCAGCCGCCGTCGCCGCTTCGCCCTCACCGCGGGCCGCCAACCGAGCGGCTTCCCGTGCGGCATCGATACACCGGATCTGCATGCCCACCGCACTGAGTCCACCGAGGCACACCACCAGGACCGCCACCAGTGACGCGATCGCAAACGCGGCCTCGACGGTGACGGCACCCCGGTCATCCAGGCGGCCACCTAGACGTTGGTGTTCAGCGCCCGGCTGATGATGTTGGTCAGCGCACTCACGATCGAATCCCCGGTGACCACGGTGTACAGGATCGCCCCGAACGCCGCCGCGGCAATGGTGCCGATCGCGTATTCGACGGTACTCATGCCCGACTCGTCGAGCATCAACAGCGTCGCCCTGGCGTTCGCGTGCCGAAACATGTTTCCTGCCATGGTGTTTCCTCCCTCTGCGATGTGTCTTCACAACAGCCCTGAGCCCAATACGTCACCGGCCAGGCCTGCAACGACAGGTATGACGCCCAGACACAGAAACGCCGGCAGGAAGCACAGCCCGAGCGGGCCGGCGACCAGAACGGACGCGCGTTCTGCCACCGCGTCTGCGGACGTGGCGGCCTCGTGCCGCGTCCGGGCGGCCAGCTCCGCCACGCCATCGGCCAAGGCACTACCCGAAGCGGCCGACCGACGAGCCAGGCGTAACAACGCTTCAGCATTCTTGTCCTGGGGCACAGCAGTATTGCCGTCGGCACCACCTGCCCACGCCCGCGCCGGGTCCGCCCCGAGTGCCAGCAGTTCAGCCGCCCGGCGCAGCAGCGGCGCCAACGACGGCGGGGCCGACGGGCTGACCGCGGCCGCCGCGGTCGACACCGCCATACCGGCGGCCAGACATGCGGCGAACAGATCGAACGTCGAGGCGGCAGCGAGCGGGCCATCGGAAGGCGGTTGCTTCAGATTGACCCGTCGCGCCCGGGCCGGCGCGGCGCGATTGCGCACTCGGACCGGATCCGCACCGACGAGCAGTGCTACCGCGAGAAACATTGCAGCCCAGGTCATCTCAGCACCCGCTCAGTGATCCGGTCCGCCCACATCAAGCCGGCACAGGCCAGGAGCACTCCGACCATCAGCAGCCAGCCGCCGACACCCGCACCGAACAGGAACGCCAGCGGCCGCGCACCGATCAACTGGCCCAGCGCGATTCCGGCCACCGGCAGCCCGGCGAGCACCGCCGCCGTGGCCCGCGGGCCCGCCATCGACGCCTCGACATGTGAGGAAAAGCGTTCGCGCTCGACGATGTCGCGCTGTGCGGTGCGCATCAACGTGGCGATCGACAGCCCGTATGCGTGAGCCAGGCGCCAGCACACCGCGAGCCGTTGCCAGTGCATCGGCAGTCGTGAGGCCGCCGCGACATCGTCGAGCCCGGCCGCGACGTCAGCGCCCAGCCGCGCGCGGGCGGCCACCGCACTCATCCCGCGGTGCACCGGCCCGGACACTTCGCCTGCGGCGGTCGCGAAAGCGGTGACCGGGTGCACTCCGGTGCGCAGGTCGCCGACCAACACATCCAGAGCGGCCTGCAGCGCCGCCGATTCCTCTTGTCGCCGGCGCCGGGCCATGCGGCGTCGCCGACGGATCGCCACGGTGCCCGCCACCACCGCCGCGGCGAGGGCGACCGGCAGCGGCATCACCCAGGCCAGAAGGACACCCGCAGGCACCACAACCGGCGCGGCACGCATCCGGCGGACCGGGGAATCCACCCGGCGCAGTGCCGCCGTCCGCCGGGGCGTGGCCGGCCAGAGTACGAGCGCGGCGGCCAGCGCAAGTGCGCTCACCGTCACGGCGTCACCCGCCGTTCCACCAACGCATTGAGAGCGTCTGCGCCGCAATCCAATCCGGCATCGGCACGCCAGGCCGTCACCACCTCAAGATCACCTCGAGCGCCGCGGTGCAGCACCGCGATCTCGGCGAGCCTGCGCTGCCCGGCGCCGTCCCGCCCCACGTGCAACAGCACCTGCACGGCGGCCGCCAGCTGACTGATGAGCGCGGCGCGGTCCAATCCGCCGAGCGCTCCGAGCGCCTCCAACCGGGCCGGTACCTCCGCCGGGCTGTTGGCGTGCACGGTGCCCGCCCCGCCGTCATGCCCGGTGTTGAGCGCGGCCAGCAGGTCCACCACCTCGGCCCCGCGAACCTCACCGACGACGATCCGGTCGGGACGCATCCGCAATGCCTGCCGGACCAGGTCGCGAACCGTGACCTCACCGACGCCTTCGACGTTGGCACCGCGAGCCACCAACCTGACCAGATGTGGGTGCGGCGGAGCCAGTTCGGCGGCGTCCTCGACGCACACGATGCGTTCGTGAGCCGGGACGGCGCCGAGCGCGGCCGCCAGCAGGGTGGTCTTGCCACAACCCGTGCCACCCGAGATCAGAAACGCCAGCCGGGCCCGGATGATCGCGCGCATGAGTTCGGCGGCCTGCGGCGGGATCGCCCCGGACCGGGTGAGTGCGTCGAGATTCTGGGTGGCCGGGCGCAACACCCGCAGCGACAGGCAGGTGCCGCCTGCGGCGATCGGCGGCAGCACCGCGTGCAGACGCACGGCGAACGGTCCGATGCCGGTGAGCTGACCGTCCACCCACGGCTGCGCCTCGTCGAGCCTGCGACCGGCCAGCAACGCCAACCGCTGGGCCAGCCTGCGGACGGCACCTTCATCGGGGAAAGACACTGTGCTGCGGTGCAACCCGCTGCCGTCATCCACCCACACCGCATCGGGGGCCGTCACCAGAACGTCGGTCGTGGTCGGCGCACACAGCAGCGGCTCAAGGACCCCGGCTCCGGTCAGCTCGGTCTCCAGCAGCCGCAGGTTGCTCAACACCTCGGTGTCGCCGAGCAGACCGCCGGACTCGGCCCGGATCGCAGCGGCCACCACACCGGGACTCAGCGGGGACGCCTCGGCCACCAGCCGTTCGCGGACCCGGTCGATCAGCGAGGCGCTCATGCTGCCCCCGTTTCCTGCGCGGGATGACCGGCCAGCACCGACAGCACCCGTCGCGCCGCCGAGCCCAAGGGCGACCGGGGCCGCACCCGTAACCCGCCACGCTCCAAGACCTCGGCGAGGCCGGCCTGTGGCCGCATCGCCGCGAGCAGCGGTAGGTCCACGATGCGGGCCACCTCGGCGGCTCGCAGCCCGCCGGGGGACGGACCCCGGACCACCACACCGGCATTCGGATTGCAGGCCAGCACCCACGGTCGCGCGGCCGCCGCCGCGGTACACGACCGCACGTCGGCGGGCGTCACCAGAACCACCAGATCGGCCGCGTCCAAAGCGGTCTCGGCCGCTTCGGTGGCGCGGCGCGGCACGTCGCACACGACCGTGACACCCCCACGGCACCCCGCGTCGATGACCGCACCCAGCGGCCCGGCCTCGATATCGGTGCCCGAGCGCCCGCTGGAGAGCACGCTGACCCCGTCGCGACGGGGCAGCGCGTCGCGCAACGCCGGATAACCCAGCCGGCCGCCCTGCAGAGCCAGATCGGGCCAGCGCACCCCGGCCAGCTCCTCACTGCCCGCCACCAGATCGATCCCGCCACTCCACGGATCCGCCTCGACCAGTAGCGCGGTGGACGCCGATTGCGCCAGCGCCACCGCGAACACCGACGCCCCGGCTCCCCCGCGCGCGCCGACCACCGCCACCGCCGGGCCGCGGCCGGCATCGTCGTGGCAGGCGGCTTCGGACAGGGCCGCGACGAGATCGGAGTCCTGGGCGGGCAGCGTCACCACGTGTTGCGCGCCGACGGAGATCGCGGCCTGCCAGTCGTCCGGCCGCGGGTCGGTGTGACCGACCAGGATCACGCGGGTGCGTCGAGGTAGCGCCCGGGCGACGCAGCGCTGCGCGGCCGCAGCGTCGAGCAGGACCGCGGATGCCGCGATCCAGGCCTTGCGTCCGGAGGGTTCGTCGACGACGACGAGGGCGACGCCGGCGGCCGCGGCCACCCGGGACACGTCATCCCGCAGCAGCGGGTCGCCGATCAGGGCCAGCACGGTGCCGGTGGGCGCGATCGAGGCGTTGGGAGTGGCCATATGCCCACCCTGCGGGCAACCACCGGGCCGGCACCATCACCAATTCGCGGATTGTGGATGAAGTCGGGCCTGTGGATCAATCGCGGGCCCGGGACGCGGAGATCACGCCGGGGCGGCACGCTGAAAATACGGTTCCGCAACCAACGAGGCCCGGTCGCCGAGGATTCTTCCCCAGAAAAGGGACGACCCCCGCCAGGGGGGGAGGAGGCGGAGGTCGTCGTGTATCAGCCCCGGGGGGTCGGGCTGATACACCCTCGGCATAAGCCGAGTAATGCTCACTATACACACGGAACTGCCAAAACATGCAAGAGACACCTGTGCGGGCTACCAACCGGGATGCCGGGAGTCGCGTCCGGCAGAATGTGTCGTGAACTGCCATTTTGCACTGGCACTCGGATATGGCGAGGCACCGCCTCTATGCTGGCGCTTGTGACCGCATCCGATCGGGTTGCCGGGGAGTCGATCGCACAGCAATCCGGGCCGCACGACGGTCAGCCGGTGCGCACGGCGGCCTTCTTCGACCTCGACAAGACCGTCATCGCCAAGTCCAGCACCCTTGCTTTCAGCAAACCCTTCTTCAATCAGGGACTGCTGAACCGGCGCACCGTCCTCAAGTCGACATACGCCCAGTTTCTGTTCCTGATGTCGGGCGCCGACCACGACCAGATGGACCGGATGCGCAGCTACATCACCAACATGTGCACGGGTTGGGATGTCGAACAGGTCAAGTCGATCGTCGGCGAGACCTTGCACGACATCGTCGACCCGCTGGTGTTCGCCGAGGCGGCCGAGCTGATCGCCGACCACAAGCTGTGCGGCCGCGATGTCGTTGTGGTGTCGGCCTCGGGCGAGGAGATCGTCGCGCCGATCGCCAGGGCCCTGGGCGCCACCCATGCCATGGCCACCCGGATGGTGGTCGAAGAGGGCCGCTACACCGGCGACATCGCCTTCTACTGCTTCGGCGAGGGCAAGGTCGAGGCGATCCGCGCCCTTGCCGCCCGCGAGGGCTACGCGCTGGACCACTGCTACGCCTATTCGGATTCGATCACCGACATCCCGATGCTCGAATCCGTGGGCCACCCCACCGCGGTCAATCCGGACCGCGGACTGCGCAAGGAAGCCGCCTCTCGCGGCTGGCCGGTGCTGACCTTCACCAGGCCGGTGTCGCTGCGGGACCGGATTCCGGCGCCGTCGGGTGCGGCCGTGGCGACCACCGCGGCGGTCGGAATCAGCGCCCTCGCGGCCGGCGCACTGACGTATTCACTCCTGCGCCGCTTCACTTCCTGACCTACCGCATGTAGTAGCTGACACCCCGGCGTAACGATCAGAAGTCGGGTGCATTTCACCCTTGCTGTGACCGTGGTCACGTAGTACAAAGGAACCACGGAAGCTTGGATGAGGCCAAGGTCTAGCCGGAAGAGAAGGCTAAATCTCCCGAACCAGGCTCCCCAGCACGGGTTCCGGCACCCACGCGGAGCACATGCCGCGGAATAGGCAAAAGTGTTGCGGGCCTGCGTGATTGCGAAGAGCGGACGGCTACGACGGCCCTTTGGGTAGGGTTGCAGCCGAAGCGCATTGCAAGGACGCCGAGGCCACCCACGCAACCCATCTGGCACGCTTGGTAACCGGTATCCGTGCTAGCGGGCGACGAGCCGAGACATCGTTTCGGACCGTCGCCCGCTTTCGTTTGCTGAAAGCCCCTCGAGCGGGAGCGTCAACCCGCCGCCGACTGGGCGATCTGCAGTGCTTCCCGCGCTCCACCCTTCAGGCCTTCGCTGCTGAGCAGCAGCCATGCCGTCAGGCCGTCGGGCGTGCCCGAGGCGAATCCCCGTGCGGCAGCCCGGTACTCCCCCGACTTCCGCATCCAGTGCACTTCGGGGACGCCGAGTCCGTGCGGGTCCAGACCGGTGGCGATCGTCACCAGGCGCGAGACCGCCCGGGCGACCACACCGTCGGCGGTACCGAAGGGAGCCAGGCTGAGGAGTTCGCCGTGCGCGACGGCGGCCAGCACGGGGGCGGGAACCTTGGAGCCGCCGGCCAGGATCTCGGTCAACAGCTCAAGACGACGACCGACATCGGGATCGGTCCGCGGCCGGCCAAGGTGCTCGTCATCGGTGAGATCGGCGGCGGCCAGCGAGTGCAGCCGGGCCAGTGCCTGCATCGGGGCCCGCTGCCACACCCCGACCAGCGCGGTGGCGCCGCCTTCGAGCGCCTCGGCCACCCGGATCGCGCCCGCGGTCACCGGGTCGGGCTCACCGTCGGCGGACAGCTGGACAGCCCCGCCGTCGAGCACCGCCGAGGCCCGTGCCGCGCGCAGGGCCGCCTCGGCAGCGGTCTGCGGCCACCCGCGCAGATTGAACTTGTGTCGATGCGCCCGGCCCAAGGCGTCGCGCGCCTCGTCGCTGGCCGCGGAAACACCGGGCAGGTCGACCAGCGGCGCGAGTGGATCCGTCATATGCGAAACGCTAGCCGACCGCTGAACGTCATCTCGCCGACCGTTGGGCGCATCAGGACCGCCGCCCGGCCACCGGCTTGTGAGGTCCCAACGCCGCTGCAACCTTTGGTGACTAGGCTCACACCCATGTCAAACGCGCCAGCGACGTCTACCGAAGTTCCGTCAGCCTATCCGCCGCCTGCCGATTTCGCGGCCAACGCCAACGCGACGGGCGAGTTGTACGCCGAGGCCGAGCAAGACCGGCTGGCGTTCTGGGCCGCCCAGGCCAACCGGTTGAGCTGGCAGACCCCGTTCAGCGAGGTCCTCGACTGGTCCGACGCTCCCTTCGCGAAGTGGTTCGTCGGCGGCAAGCTCAACGTGGCCTACAACTGCGTGGACCGTCACGTCGAGGCCGGTAACGGCGACCGGGTGGCGATCCACTGGGAGGGCGAGCCCGTCGGCGATGCCCGCGACATCACCTACGCCCAGCTCAAGGACGAAGTCAGCAAGGCCGCCAACGCATTGACCGCACTCGGCCTGACCGCAGGCGACCGAGTCGCGATCTACATGCCGATGGTGCCCGAGGCGATCGTGGCGATGCTGGCGTGCGCCCGGCTCGGTGCCATGCACAGTGTGGTTTTCGCCGGGTTCTCCGCGTCCGCACTCAAGGCGCGCGTCGAGGATGCGGCGGCCAAGCTCGTCATCACCACCGACGGCCAGTACCGGCGCGGCAAGGCCGCCTCGCTCAAAGATGCGGTCGACGAGGCCGTCGCGGATCAGCCGTCGGTCGAGCATGTGCTGGTGGTGCGGCGCACCGGAATCGACGTCAACTGGACCGACGGCCGCGACCTGTGGTGGCACGAGACCGTCGACGTCGCCTCCCCGGAGCACACCCCGGAAGCCTTCGACTCCGAGCAGCCGCTGTTCCTGCTGTACACCTCCGGAACCACCGGCAAGCCCAAGGGCATCGTGCACACCTCGGGCGGCTACCTCACCCAGGCGGCGTACACCCACTACAACGTCTTCGACCTCAAACCCGAGACCGACGTGTACTGGTGCACCGCCGACATCGGCTGGGTGACCGGGCACACCTACATCACCTACGGCCCACTGGCCAACGGCGCAACCCAGGTGGTCTACGAGGGCACCCCCACCTCACCGACCGAGCACCGGCACTTCGAGATCATCGAAAAGTACGGCGTCACAATCTATTACACCGCGCCCACGCTGATCCGTACGTTCATGAAGCTGGGCAGGCAGATCCCGTCGGCACATAACCTGTCGAGCCTGCGGCTGCTGGGTTCGGTGGGCGAGCCGATCAACCCCGAAGCCTGGCGCTGGTACCGGGAAGTCATCGGCGCCAACAAGACTCCGATCGTCGACACCTGGTGGCAGACCGAGACCGGGGCCATCATGATCTCTCCGCTGCCCGGTGTCACCGCGGCCAAACCCGGCTCGGCGATGACCCCGCTGCCCGGCATCTCGGCCAAGATCGTCGACGACGAGGGCAACGAGCTGGTGCCCGGCGCCGACGAGGCCGAGCACGTCACCGGATACCTGGTGCTCGACCAGCCGTGGCCGTCGATGCTGCGCGGCATCTGGGGTGACCCGCAGCGGTTCAAGGACACCTACTGGTCGCGGTTCGCCGAGCAGGGCTGGTACTTCGCCGGTGACGGCGCGCGCTACGACTCGGACGGCAACATCTGGGTGCTGGGCCGCATCGACGACGTCATGAACATCTCGGGGCACCGCATCTCGACCGCCGAGGTGGAGTCGGCCCTGGTCGGACATTCCGGGGTGGCCGAGGCGGCGGTGGTCGGCGCCAGCGACGACACCACGGGCCAGGCCATCTGCGCGTTCGTCATCCTCAAGGCCTCCGCGCACGGCGGGGCCGACACCATGATCGACGAGCTGCGTGCCCAGGTGGCCACCGAGATCTCCCCGATCGCCAAGCCGCGGGAGATCCACGTGGTTCCCGAGCTGCCAAAGACCCGCAGCGGCAAGATCATGCGCCGGTTGCTGCGCGACGTGGCCGAGGGCCGCGAGCTCGGTGACACCTCGACCCTGGTCGACCCCAGCGTGTTCGAGGCGATCCGCGCCAGCAAGTAAGAGGCCGCTAACCGACCGGGACGAAACCCGTTCCCGGTCGGTTCTTGGCGGTGATGTCGGCCAGCTGCGTGTTGAACGACATCGTCACGGCCGGCGTGTGCAGCGGCACGAACTTCACCACGCAGGTCGGCAGTTCCTCGGTGTAGGCGCCGTGGAGCATGCCGACGAGCCTGTTGTTGACGGTGACCGGCGCGCCCGAGTCGCCCGGCTGACCGCAGACCTGGTTGACGATGGTGCCGGGGTCCTGGCCGGGGCCCCAGGTGACGCCGCACGAATAGCCGGTGGTGCGGCCCAACTTGCAGGCCACGTCGCCGAACACCGGATCGGGCCCGAGCCCGTCGATCTGGAAACCGTTGACGTTGTTGGTCGGCGTCACCTTGGCGGGATCGAATTCGATCACCGCGTAATCGAGCAGGTCGTTGCCTGCCACCATCTTGCCGAGCACTCCGGCACTGTTGGCACCCTCGGCGGACACCACGGCGCCCGGACCCCCGCAGTGTGCCGAGGTGAAGCCGATCAGGCGGCCGGCATTGTCGTGCCCGATGGCGGTGAGAGTGCAGAACGCGTCACCGTTGACCACGATGCCCGAGCCACCGCCCAGCACCACCGGCGGATCGGCGTGTGCCGGGGCGGGGGCCAGCATCGCCACGACGGCGATGATCGGTGCGCCAATGAGCCACTGCCAGCGGCGTCTGCCCGTCAAGTGTCCTCCAATCGACGCGCCCGACCCGCGCAACCCAAGAATGCGGTCAGTCTACTAAGACCCGGATGTCGGCCGGGATCGTTAACGGCTTCGCCGCATGGCAACATGAACGCCATGAGCACAGGCGACCGCAGGGACGGCGTTCCGACGACGGTGACCTCGATTCCGCTCGTCGACCCGCACGCCCCCAAGCCGGACCCCTCGATCGGCGACCTGGTGAAGGACGCCACCGCGCAGGTCTCCACCCTGCTGCGCGCCGAGGTGGAACTGGCCAAGGCCGAGATCACCCGGGACGTGAAGAAGGGCCTGACCGGCAGCGTGTTCTTCATCGCCGCGCTGGTGGTCCTGTTCTACTCGACCTTCTTTTTCTTCTTCTTCCTGGCCGAACTGCTCGACACCTGGCTCTGGCGCTGGGTGGCGTTCCTCATCGTGTTCGGCCTGATGGTGCTGACCACCGGGGCGCTGGCGGTGTTCGGCTTCCTGAAGGTGCGACGCATCAAGGGTCCGCAGCAGACCATCGAATCGGTCAAGGAGACCCGCGAGGCGCTGACGCCGGGCCACCACGAGTCCGCGGTGCCTGCGGTCCAGGCCAAGCCGGCCACCGACCCGTCAGGCTGGTAATGCCCCCACCCGACCCGTCGATCACCAGGATCGAGGGGCCATGGCGGCATCTGCAGGTGCATGCCAACGGCATTCGCTTCCATGTCGTGGAGGGCGAATGCGAGAGCTCGCAGCCGGACCGCCCACTCGTCATCCTTCTGCACGGGTTCGGCTCGTTCTGGTGGTCGTGGCGTCATCAACTCACCGGACTGACCGGCGCGCGAGTCGTGGCAGTCGACCTGCGCGGCTACGGAGACAGCGACAAACCACCGCGCGGCTACGACGGCTGGACCCTGGCCGGGGACACCGCCGGGCTGGTGCGGGCGCTGGGGCACAAGACTGCGACGCTGGTCGGCCACGCCGACGGCGGCCTGGTGTGCTGGGCGACGGCGGTGCTGCACCCGCGTGTGGTCAACGCGATCGCCCTCGTCAGCTCACCGCACCCGGTGGCGCTGCGGACTTCCACCTTGACCCGCCGTGACCAGGGCCGGGCGCTGTTGCCGTCGATGCTGCGCTACCAGTTGCCCGCGTGGCCCGAGCACACGCTGACGCGCCACGACGGCGCCGAGTTGGAACGCCTGGTCCGCAGCCGAGCCGGGGCCAAATGGCAAACCAGTCAAGACTTCTCCGACACCATGGGCCATCTACGTAAGGCCATCCAGATTCCGGGGGCCGCGCACTGCGCACTGGAATACCAGCGGTGGGCGGTGCGCAGCCAGCTGCGCAGTGAGGGGCTGCGGTTCATGCGGTCGATGAAACGTCCGATCAGCGTGCCGGTGTTGCACATGCGCGGCGACGCGGACCCCTATGTTCTCACCGATCCGGTTCACCGGACCCAACGCTATGCGCCGCACGGCCGCTACGTATCGATCACCGGCGCAGGGCATTTCGGCCACGAAGAGCAGCCCGAGGCGGTCAACGAGCAGCTGGGCCGGTTCCTGGCCCAGCTGCACGCCTGACGATCAGGAGTTGATGCAGGTTCCGGTCGCCACCCGCTGGGTGTTGCCGACCCTGGCCAGCTGCCGCTCGACTTCCTTGGCGGTCAGCACGAATCCAGTGTCGGCGTCGTCGACTGCCGCACCGAACACCACGCCGAGCACCTTGCCGGCCCGGTTGATCATCGGCCCGCCCGAATTGCCTTGCCGCACCGTGCCCCTGACCGTGTAGACCTCGCGGGTGACGGTGGTGGTCCGGTAGATGTCGGGTCCGTTGAGTTCGATGATCTCGCGGACGCGCGCCGGGGTGGCCAGGAAGTCACCGCCACCCGGGTAGCCCATCACCACGGCGTCGGTCCCCTTCGGCGCCGGCTGTTCGGCGAACTGCAGCGGGGTGATCGGCAGGTTCGGCACGTCGAGGATCGAGATGTCGGCGTTGGGGTCGTAGGAGACCACGCCCGCGTCGTAGGTCTTGCCGTCGGCTTCGATGGTGACACTGTCGGCGCCGGCCACCACGTGGGCATTGGACATCACGCGGTTGGGCGCCACCACGAATCCGCTGCCTTCCAACACCTTCTGGCAGCTCGGCGCGATGCCGCGGATCTTGACCACGCTGGGCCGGCTGGTCGTGACGATGGGATCGGTGGCCAGCGATGCGTCGGGGGCGTCGACGTTGACGATCGGGGTGCGCCCGAACGGTTCGAGCACATCGGGCAACCCGGAGGTGTCCAGCAGGGCCGACAACCGGTTGGGCACCGAGCGCATCCAGTCGGGCGCCACCTTGTCGACCTCGGACAGCACCCGCGAATTCTTCACTGCGGCAGCCAGATTCGGCTGGTCCGAGGAGGTCAGCAGGCTGCCCAGCAGCCAGGACGCGACCAGGACCGCGACGAGCATGAGGCTGACCCCGACCACCGAATCGAAGGCCCGGAACAGGCGGTTGCGGATGGTGCCGCGCACAGCGCGCCCCAGCACCACACCGGCGATCTCACCGATCACCACCAGCGCGAGGATCAGGAACAGCGTCGCGAACAGTTTGGTGCGGTCGCCGCTGACGTGCGGGATCACGTGCGGCGCCAGCAGCACGCCTGCCACGGCGCCGAGCACCACACCGATGAACGACAGCAGGGAGCCGAGCGCGCCGGAGCGCCAGCCTGAGATGGCTGCGACGAAGCCGATGCCG
Above is a window of Mycolicibacterium boenickei DNA encoding:
- a CDS encoding phage holin family protein gives rise to the protein MSTGDRRDGVPTTVTSIPLVDPHAPKPDPSIGDLVKDATAQVSTLLRAEVELAKAEITRDVKKGLTGSVFFIAALVVLFYSTFFFFFFLAELLDTWLWRWVAFLIVFGLMVLTTGALAVFGFLKVRRIKGPQQTIESVKETREALTPGHHESAVPAVQAKPATDPSGW
- the acs gene encoding acetate--CoA ligase is translated as MSNAPATSTEVPSAYPPPADFAANANATGELYAEAEQDRLAFWAAQANRLSWQTPFSEVLDWSDAPFAKWFVGGKLNVAYNCVDRHVEAGNGDRVAIHWEGEPVGDARDITYAQLKDEVSKAANALTALGLTAGDRVAIYMPMVPEAIVAMLACARLGAMHSVVFAGFSASALKARVEDAAAKLVITTDGQYRRGKAASLKDAVDEAVADQPSVEHVLVVRRTGIDVNWTDGRDLWWHETVDVASPEHTPEAFDSEQPLFLLYTSGTTGKPKGIVHTSGGYLTQAAYTHYNVFDLKPETDVYWCTADIGWVTGHTYITYGPLANGATQVVYEGTPTSPTEHRHFEIIEKYGVTIYYTAPTLIRTFMKLGRQIPSAHNLSSLRLLGSVGEPINPEAWRWYREVIGANKTPIVDTWWQTETGAIMISPLPGVTAAKPGSAMTPLPGISAKIVDDEGNELVPGADEAEHVTGYLVLDQPWPSMLRGIWGDPQRFKDTYWSRFAEQGWYFAGDGARYDSDGNIWVLGRIDDVMNISGHRISTAEVESALVGHSGVAEAAVVGASDDTTGQAICAFVILKASAHGGADTMIDELRAQVATEISPIAKPREIHVVPELPKTRSGKIMRRLLRDVAEGRELGDTSTLVDPSVFEAIRASK
- a CDS encoding alpha/beta fold hydrolase; this encodes MPPPDPSITRIEGPWRHLQVHANGIRFHVVEGECESSQPDRPLVILLHGFGSFWWSWRHQLTGLTGARVVAVDLRGYGDSDKPPRGYDGWTLAGDTAGLVRALGHKTATLVGHADGGLVCWATAVLHPRVVNAIALVSSPHPVALRTSTLTRRDQGRALLPSMLRYQLPAWPEHTLTRHDGAELERLVRSRAGAKWQTSQDFSDTMGHLRKAIQIPGAAHCALEYQRWAVRSQLRSEGLRFMRSMKRPISVPVLHMRGDADPYVLTDPVHRTQRYAPHGRYVSITGAGHFGHEEQPEAVNEQLGRFLAQLHA
- the marP gene encoding acid resistance serine protease MarP gives rise to the protein MTPSVWLDFAILGIGFVAAISGWRSGALGSLLSFIGVVLGAVAGVLLAPHVIPHVSGDRTKLFATLFLILALVVIGEIAGVVLGRAVRGTIRNRLFRAFDSVVGVSLMLVAVLVASWLLGSLLTSSDQPNLAAAVKNSRVLSEVDKVAPDWMRSVPNRLSALLDTSGLPDVLEPFGRTPIVNVDAPDASLATDPIVTTSRPSVVKIRGIAPSCQKVLEGSGFVVAPNRVMSNAHVVAGADSVTIEADGKTYDAGVVSYDPNADISILDVPNLPITPLQFAEQPAPKGTDAVVMGYPGGGDFLATPARVREIIELNGPDIYRTTTVTREVYTVRGTVRQGNSGGPMINRAGKVLGVVFGAAVDDADTGFVLTAKEVERQLARVGNTQRVATGTCINS
- a CDS encoding S1 family peptidase: MTGRRRWQWLIGAPIIAVVAMLAPAPAHADPPVVLGGGSGIVVNGDAFCTLTAIGHDNAGRLIGFTSAHCGGPGAVVSAEGANSAGVLGKMVAGNDLLDYAVIEFDPAKVTPTNNVNGFQIDGLGPDPVFGDVACKLGRTTGYSCGVTWGPGQDPGTIVNQVCGQPGDSGAPVTVNNRLVGMLHGAYTEELPTCVVKFVPLHTPAVTMSFNTQLADITAKNRPGTGFVPVG